The Patescibacteria group bacterium genome includes a window with the following:
- a CDS encoding radical SAM protein — protein MKLLLCYPPVSDQYEKIRDSGLAPHLSLLCLASQARFKFKGIKIKIIDGHHFDSKKIKELIDEFKPDLAGFSVDFTNYQSAIGLSKYCKRFKIKVLLGSNHASNLYEQILANQPSVDAIVCNDGEDGLVGYINHLLGKMSLGQVPNLAYRQDGKVVRNALKTFDLKLMKEPAYDLCDMEEYFKRQQKVFGKNFRMLQFTSQRGCVNFPLCVFCGRYPDGYRLRPARIVAREVLKYIKRYNLNEVWDRSDSFIQSLSWLKEFRDEIYSQKYNPFKDKTVTFKTYARGDQLLKPEVIELLKDLNFRIVFIGYEAGDDRILKNIGKNSKVESYYQATKNVLDAGMQIDASFIVGLPGENKASLANHIKFVKKLVKMGLRKIRVNRLLVLPGTPLYRKVLEKYPQLRDKDIYDMQEIQEKLFTTDYYNLKDFGGSVKKFKLALNDTAEEMTHLVTVAGGGAEGYGHGKSKMILSGSEYEKK, from the coding sequence ATGAAATTATTACTTTGCTACCCGCCGGTTTCCGATCAATACGAAAAGATAAGGGATTCGGGCTTAGCGCCGCATCTTAGTTTATTGTGTTTGGCGAGCCAGGCCAGATTCAAGTTTAAGGGAATAAAAATAAAAATAATTGATGGGCATCATTTTGATTCGAAAAAAATCAAAGAGCTTATTGACGAGTTCAAGCCGGATTTGGCGGGTTTTAGCGTTGATTTTACCAATTATCAGAGCGCTATCGGCTTAAGCAAATATTGCAAAAGATTCAAAATCAAGGTGCTGCTAGGCAGTAATCATGCTTCGAATCTTTATGAACAGATATTGGCTAATCAGCCATCGGTTGATGCGATCGTCTGCAATGACGGTGAAGACGGGTTAGTTGGCTATATTAACCATCTATTAGGCAAGATGAGTTTGGGCCAAGTGCCTAATCTGGCCTATCGACAGGATGGCAAGGTAGTCAGAAATGCCTTGAAAACATTCGATCTGAAGTTGATGAAGGAGCCAGCCTACGATCTATGCGATATGGAGGAATATTTTAAAAGGCAGCAAAAGGTTTTTGGCAAAAATTTCAGGATGCTGCAGTTCACTAGTCAACGCGGTTGCGTAAATTTTCCGCTTTGTGTCTTTTGCGGCCGTTATCCCGATGGCTATCGCTTGCGGCCGGCCAGGATTGTTGCCCGGGAAGTCCTCAAATACATCAAGAGATATAATCTCAACGAAGTTTGGGATCGCAGCGATAGCTTTATCCAATCCTTGTCTTGGCTGAAAGAATTTCGCGATGAGATTTATTCGCAAAAATATAACCCTTTTAAGGATAAAACCGTAACTTTTAAGACTTATGCCCGAGGCGATCAACTGCTTAAACCGGAAGTAATTGAATTGCTCAAAGATTTAAATTTTCGTATTGTTTTTATCGGTTATGAGGCCGGGGACGATAGGATTTTAAAAAATATCGGCAAGAATAGCAAGGTGGAATCCTACTATCAGGCGACTAAAAATGTTTTGGATGCCGGCATGCAGATTGATGCCAGTTTTATTGTCGGCCTGCCGGGAGAAAATAAAGCAAGCTTGGCCAATCATATCAAATTTGTCAAAAAATTGGTTAAAATGGGACTGCGGAAGATTAGGGTCAATAGATTATTGGTTTTGCCGGGCACGCCGTTATATCGAAAGGTGCTGGAAAAATATCCACAGCTTCGTGATAAAGATATTTATGATATGCAGGAAATCCAGGAAAAGCTTTTCACAACGGATTATTATAATTTGAAAGATTTTGGCGGGAGCGTTAAGAAATTCAAACTGGCTCTTAATGATACAGCCGAAGAAATGACGCATTTGGTCACTGTTGCCGGCGGCGGTGCCGAAGGTTATGGCCATGGGAAAAGCAAGATGATTTTAAGCGGTTCGGAATATGAAAAAAAATGA
- a CDS encoding tRNA-dihydrouridine synthase, with the protein MKKNEADISVNLNNKIVLKNPFILGAFELTGDLTGLEMAHRSSAGKFGAIVIKTTTIKKRSGYSEPKVANFGDGYLVASGMKNPGIKAVCGNIRIFKKLHPEQVLFLSIAPINPKSVIKDLVYLARAAAKAGVDAVELNLSCPHSDQKEKFDTCIIAQNPALVRRIVSQLKAQLADFPRLALIPKLSGWNCDLTAVALAAEQGGADAVVISNIFPGTGFFTGINKINNNHHYQIGQHLVGNEKGGFTGKALHSAVLLMVEDVKRQIKIPIIATGGCATDSDSIIQTFFAGASAIETVTPFYFESDHYKSFDKKISGYLKDLSVYMKKNGLNDLDSFYHLAHRSFWQGFRIWRKK; encoded by the coding sequence ATGAAAAAAAATGAAGCTGACATCAGCGTCAATCTGAATAATAAGATTGTCCTAAAAAACCCTTTTATCTTGGGTGCTTTTGAGTTGACCGGAGATTTGACTGGACTCGAGATGGCCCATCGGTCTTCAGCTGGAAAGTTCGGCGCGATAGTTATTAAAACAACAACGATTAAAAAACGTAGCGGTTACTCGGAGCCGAAGGTAGCTAATTTCGGTGATGGTTATCTGGTAGCTTCCGGCATGAAAAATCCGGGAATAAAAGCCGTCTGCGGTAATATCAGAATATTCAAAAAATTGCATCCTGAGCAAGTGTTATTTTTAAGTATTGCCCCGATCAATCCCAAGAGCGTCATAAAAGATTTAGTTTATTTAGCGCGAGCCGCCGCCAAGGCGGGAGTGGATGCAGTGGAGCTGAATTTATCCTGCCCGCATAGCGATCAAAAAGAAAAATTTGATACTTGCATTATTGCGCAGAATCCGGCCTTGGTAAGAAGGATTGTTTCCCAATTAAAAGCTCAGCTGGCTGATTTTCCTCGTTTAGCTTTGATACCGAAATTGAGCGGTTGGAATTGTGATTTAACTGCCGTGGCATTAGCGGCTGAGCAGGGCGGAGCTGATGCTGTCGTCATTTCTAATATTTTTCCCGGTACTGGTTTTTTTACTGGGATAAATAAAATCAACAACAATCACCATTATCAGATCGGTCAGCATTTAGTGGGTAATGAAAAGGGCGGATTTACCGGTAAGGCGTTGCATTCTGCGGTGCTACTGATGGTTGAAGATGTCAAAAGGCAAATTAAAATTCCCATTATTGCTACCGGCGGATGCGCTACCGACAGTGATTCAATAATACAAACTTTCTTCGCTGGAGCTTCCGCCATTGAAACAGTTACGCCCTTCTATTTTGAATCAGATCATTACAAAAGTTTTGATAAAAAGATCTCGGGCTATTTGAAAGATTTGTCGGTTTATATGAAAAAAAACGGGCTTAACGATCTTGATAGTTTTTATCATTTGGCGCATAGGAGTTTTTGGCAGGGTTTTAGAATTTGGCGAAAAAAATAA
- a CDS encoding NUDIX domain-containing protein: MQIINKAVIGSRSCIIEYNDTDDFSSLPYDLCTQVYGVCFYEDKIIVVHEGKRDIWMLAGGSIESGETYEQTLRREVQEESNMEIITWTPLGWQKIVYNDNGEAVIQLRAVCRVKPLGEFIKDPAGTVDKMELINPDDYRKYFDWGDIGEWIINSAKQKVNLI; this comes from the coding sequence ATGCAAATAATTAATAAAGCCGTTATAGGAAGTCGTTCCTGCATAATAGAATACAATGATACTGATGATTTTTCGTCATTACCATATGATTTGTGTACTCAGGTTTATGGTGTTTGTTTTTATGAAGATAAAATTATAGTTGTACATGAAGGTAAAAGAGATATTTGGATGCTGGCGGGTGGAAGTATTGAATCAGGGGAAACATACGAACAGACATTAAGGCGTGAGGTTCAAGAAGAATCAAATATGGAGATTATAACTTGGACTCCTTTGGGTTGGCAAAAAATAGTCTATAATGATAATGGCGAGGCCGTTATTCAATTACGGGCAGTTTGTAGAGTCAAGCCATTAGGTGAATTTATTAAAGACCCGGCCGGTACTGTAGATAAAATGGAATTAATTAACCCTGATGATTACAGGAAATATTTTGATTGGGGTGATATAGGGGAATGGATAATTAATTCAGCTAAACAAAAAGTTAATTTAATATAA